The genomic DNA CTTCCCTAGAGGtgatttttagggtttagggtttagggttttctcGAAACATCTCCTGAGAACTTTATTTTAACTGTCTTGAATATGATCGAGGTGATTTTGACCTAAAACGAAAAGCATTTGATACCGACGGGAGAATAGTTTTAGGGTTAAAGGCACAGCTCGTTCCTTTCCTAAAGGTTGAAGGTTTGAATTTTCCTCGAGATTTGTTGATATTCGTTTTACGGACTagtaataagaaaagaaagagatttgAGTACTGGTAATTCAGTGGATTACCTGGTTGATGAGTGTGAGTTggaatcttctttttcttcttcttcttatatGGGATTCCTCTTGCTTTAGACTGAGAGTCTTTGACTTCTCGCAAATAAACCCTAATAGCACCACTAGCAAATGGGTTAGTGTCTGATGAGCCTCCATTTTCTTCGTAAGCAGCTCTAAGGCGACCAATAAGCGCATCGAGGCTACCCCAAGCTTGTCTAAGAGGGCAAGTACAAGGCCCAGGTGGCTCGGGTTGACCAAAAAAACTACACCCATTTAAATGCACTTTTGTCTTCCCAAATTGGTCGAGATATCGAAGGAAATCCAAAACATGACTTGAATTGCATTGGGAGATAGCCAATGGAGGTCTTTGGTTCCTCAAATATTGTCCAAACGTGTACCAATC from Cucurbita pepo subsp. pepo cultivar mu-cu-16 unplaced genomic scaffold, ASM280686v2 Cp4.1_scaffold002914, whole genome shotgun sequence includes the following:
- the LOC111786822 gene encoding protein LIGHT-DEPENDENT SHORT HYPOCOTYLS 10-like — translated: MSTSKGNDVGEGSSSNSSSSSSLVAVIDDRNQTAVAPVNRYESQKRRDWYTFGQYLRNQRPPLAISQCNSSHVLDFLRYLDQFGKTKVHLNGCSFFGQPEPPGPCTCPLRQAWGSLDALIGRLRAAYEENGGSSDTNPFASGAIRVYLREVKDSQSKARGIPYKKKKKKKIPTHTHQPGNPLNYQYSNLFLFLLLVRKTNINKSRGKFKPSTFRKGTSCAFNPKTILPS